ttatctttatgttatagtttttattattatttttatttgtttatcattattttttattcattattattatttttttattattatttttttattatctcatcatcataattgtattaTGTTATCGTCAATTTAAATCATCTTAttaccattttgtttttttattatgatgatgattattttatttcttattatctctttttttataacttatttcTTTACCCCTCCGCTATTGCCTTTATTATCGtctttaattcattattattatccagtgtttttactactactacaaattttttattcattccaaAATCtactactattctcattattgtcagaaTACTATATTTATCCccgtttttatcactttttttttttttttttttttttttaaaagatggagGATCGGTTACAGTGCCTTTTTTCCGAAGTGTACTAACAGGAGCACGGGACCCTCTCTGCTTCCGTGCGGCCATACCCTCTCCGTGCTTGGCATTAGTCAAGAAGCCCAGGAGAACCCTTTGTCATCCCCCATCTGCCGAACGTGCACCCATTCTTGTAAATTTTTTAAGCCCCCCCCGTCAACTTCAGTTGCTGAGTTGCCCACGATTACCCGAAATCAGGTAGAAGTTTCTCATTCAATGTaaggtgtttatatttatttgttattgcatCAATAATGTTTCGGGGGGTGATATGTTTTTTGAAAGTCAGAAAGGACGGTTAAGTTGTTAGTCGAGAGGCGGTTCATATTATACATTTGGGTTTTCAAGAatcacattttcatttatttgatgtAGTTCTTAGTTATGATTTCCTGGCTATGGTTTTTCACTGGGGGACACTTATAACATCTGTTTAAAACCAAATTACAAGgaacattacacaaacacacgcgttatacacactttaaaaaagcaaaaaaatatatttatacactctcTAGAAAAAGACGGAGCTAAACGCGAATAAATTGTTAACTGTACCTTTTATTACGCTGTAACGAAAACTCTGTTGAAAAAAGCGAACTACGTTATCTCCCAAAAAACTCTAATGTTTTTGAATAACGAGGGGTTTCGGTATGAACAGTAGCTAAacaccggtttttttttttcattttatcattcacACAACATATTTCAAAAATCCTTCCACTAATGCCAACAATCACCAAATCGGTTAGGATagctcgttttttttcctttcaggtaGAGACTGTGCAGAAAGGGGAAACCCTTACCTATGGTGGGGAGGCCCAACAGAAGTGGGGGACTTGATCCGACGGGGGATCTCGGGACGGGCACCAGTAGTCACAAAAGGGCCCCGCtttggggagaagaaggagggctTCGGGTCCGACCGGGCCCCCGTCATTCAGAGGGGAGAGAACTTTATCAGAAAACCTCTCTATTCAAGACTGCTCTTTAAGGCTCATGTGCCTGAGTGGGCGAAGAAAGCCCGCTGGAGATGGAGGAAGGTCACCAGCGAGGAAAAGGGTTGAAAGCCCAAAAAATTGATCACGTTCTTTTGCACGAGGCTCACCTGAAAAAATGTTACcaacacaaaaaattacaaaaatttttgagTGAAAAAATATTCCGACCGTGTTCCCATAACACCACCCGGGAATGTGAAATGTTGCCAAGCCTGTTCTGTTCTGTCATGCACGACCCGGGCAACGAAATCGAATCGAAGCGGGTGcctgcccccccaccccaaaactgAGTCTGCGGGAGTCGTTTTTGGCATGGGCCCTGGAGCATCCCCGAGAACCGGCGGGGGAACCGGTCTCGGGGGGTTAGCTGCCCCGGGTTCACTGGGAGACGGCCCTCACGCCCCCCTGGCGTGGCAGGGGCGACCACTTTGTTTTTCGCTTCGCGCCGCTGGTCCCCACCCAGGTGTTGATACAGGTAACATAGATTCATAACAGTGTTTAATACTCTTTTTGAACCGAAAATTCCgactgcatatatttttttatccttgctATTTATAGGTAAGCTACCATTCGCtgatattaaaatgttaaaaaatggcatggcttgttttaatatataattaaatcccCGCAggttaattaaaacaaaatgaacatTTAACAGAAGCCCGATATTTTGCGAGCCAAAACGTTTTGAATTTCCCCATGTAAATTTTTTTGAATCAATCATAAATATTTGAAACGCGTTTCAGTTCTCGGCGCTCGAGGCCTCCTGGGGAGCGATCGCCCCCGTGGATTCCTGGAGCTCTCGGGCCGGGGGGGTCCCCTGGCCGTGTTAACGGCTGCGCGGCCACGCGGGGGCGCAGCGTTCCTGGCGCCCGTCTTGGCACGCTCGGGGCCTCCTTTGTCGGCTCCCTTTTCGCGGGTCAACGACAAGGGGGGAGCCCGGAGGACGCTCGTGGGGGCAATACTACTGCCAGGGGGAAACGGTTCGTGGCCAAAAAGGTTTTATCGCACCTGGAGTGGGGAGGCGAGCACGGCACCGGACAAGGCGGGTCCTGCGGATACAGCACGGCAACTCCAAGCACGACACGTTTCGGGGTCTGCACGAGCGACAACCTGGGGGGGATTGGTGATCCCGGGTTCGGCGAGGGACGGCAGGGTGGAGGTGTGTCCGCCGCCCCCAGCCACCGCCCTCCGGACGTCACGATCTTCAGAGCGGCTGGTGATCCCGACCCGGCCCCCGCAGGACCCCCCCTGCTCCGGGAGGATTCGCTGTCGCCCGGGTAGGCGCTGGGTGGCGATCTAGTTGCTGCCTTTAGTAtggcttcttttttttaactgggGCAGGAGAGATTTTGACGCCTTGGTAAAGTGACTAGAAAAAAGTGTAGAAATTTCATcgcaaatttattatatattttatcgttttttgtgGAGCCATTCGAGGGATGAATTTATTGGTGAAGGAAAGAGTGTTTGCTAAACGATgggtttaatattatatttttaaaattttatatataatataatatataaaattttatatataatatttttttatataaataaaaggaacaaaaaaggggCCCTACCAAAAAATACCCATGGAATTCTGCGACAAAACGCTGTTTTTGGTACTTCCATTTTTAGTCTTTATAACCAGACACAAATTGAACTTTCATATGGCCTAaaatatttcctttcatttttatacGCCGGGGTTTTTCAGCTTTATGTTTTGTCAAGTTCCTGAAAACTTATACTACATGATGAAATAAACtgatttacaagaaaaaaaaaaaaaccataaataaaccaatcaaacaatgaaaaaaaaaagggtttccccccaagAGCTCGTCCTATGAAAAAACACCGATCcaaaggaaagataagaaaatgccCGTCCCCAAAGCATACCCCTCTGCGTAGGGTCCAATGTTAAGATTTATCTCAGATTTTCCACATAATTTCCCCTGATCCCCCCTCTCTTACGTACTTTCGAAACTTGGGGTCACCCcaccttttaaatttaaagtacctttttcatatgtttattttcattatcttttaaacttgtacattttaataaattaaattttcatgtaGGTAACTAAGTTAAATTTCGTGAatgcttgtaattttttttttttgtaaatcagaCCATTTTTAGTCCCGTTTTCCgttaaatttcctcttttttaaaaaattcccctttttaaattttttgctaaaACTTTACTCTTAAAGCCAGCGTTCTTGGGGAAATTCTTACAATTTCAGGGGCGAGTTTTTTTGGCACCGAAATATTCTGGGGAAAGCTGTTTAATTTTTATGACTGAAGAATAAAACATTGTTAAAATTTCCCATagctgatttaagaaaaaattcgTAAGATATTTTTATAGATCGCACTCCAAATTTTCTCCCTCGCAGCGtgttgaaaataataaagttatcCTCAAAGTTTAACACAAGAATTTTTAAAGACAGAATGgcataaaaattagaaaaaaatttttatatgataagtGCTTAGAGTCTAACAACttcttcatgaaaaaaaaaagatataaataaattaaaaatttaattaattaaatttattactctcgcgctttttttttattaaaaagtagGTTTCCTATATTTATAAATTCCTTTTTGCTCTTACACTTCCCTATTCAGATATCTTTTTAAGGAAACAAATACCGAAAAACTTTAAATATTATCAgtaactttttacaaaaaaagtaatttttcgcTTCGCCTGTTTTGACTCCCCCATGATCCCAGTCTATTTTTTAAGACAAATCAAGATGCATctgaaacacacactcacgcacatgcatCATGTATTCttgcgtgtatatttgtataatttttatattattatttattatataattatatatataatatatataatatattattttagattgtGGGGGttttaccacacacaaccacaacacacaccacaccacacacaacacacacacacacacacccacaacacacacacaaacacaccgcacacactcacacgcacacacgcacaccacctatatgtataaaaaaaaaaaaaaaaaaaaaaaaaaaaaaaaaaaaaaattttttataaaattttttttttttttttttttttttttttttttttttataaaattattttgcggtgcgtggtggtgtgagtgtggcttgtgtgtgtgtgggtgtgtggggtgtgtgtgtgtgtgttgttgtgtggtgtgttgtgtgtgtgtgtgtgtggtgtgg
This genomic interval from Penaeus monodon isolate SGIC_2016 chromosome 37, NSTDA_Pmon_1, whole genome shotgun sequence contains the following:
- the LOC119596211 gene encoding ATP-dependent RNA helicase glh-1-like, which produces MGPGASPRTGGGTGLGGSRRSRPPGERSPPWIPGALGPGGSPGRVNGCAATRGRSVPGARLGTLGASFVGSLFAGQRQGGSPEDARGGNTTARGKRFVAKKVLSHLEWGGEHGTGQGGSCGYSTATPSTTRFGVCTSDNLGGIGDPGFGEGRQGGGVSAAPSHRPPDVTIFRAAGDPDPAPAGPPLLREDSLSPG